Genomic DNA from Canis lupus dingo isolate Sandy chromosome 4, ASM325472v2, whole genome shotgun sequence:
CCTACGCCAGGCTATTTTCTTGTTAGCATCTATCCCGGATGTTCAGCTTACCAGACCCCTACACTTACCAGGTAGTTACAACAGCTGTTGTTGCTCCATGGATTTCCTGGGCATGATCCTAGTCAAAGAACAATCCCAGCTAAGTCGGCACTAAACTtctgtctgtctcctccactgaGAACCCCCATCCCTCCCAAAAATTTGTCAGGGAGTGTCTCTCCCCAGTGGGCAAAGTCCCCTAAGGCAAAGCCAATATCCCACAAAGGAAGTTTATCTCCAACTTCCTGAAGAAGCCCAGCTAAAGGAGGCTTCCTCTTACCTAAAAACAACCTGGAGATTTTCAATTTTCAGGTGTTTCTGGAAAGCCTGGGATGCCTCAGGTATTGAAACAAGGTCTTCTTGAGAAGTTTCATAACTATTGCCTCAGTGGACTGCAGGCTGAAGTAATGAGGAGAATCTCTCTCAAACACCAACAGTTTtacagctctctctctttctctgtctctctctgtctctgtctctctctctctctctctcacacacacacacacacacacacacacatgcacacactttcaGAGTTCTTTGCAACATCCATTCCCAGTTCCATCAGAGCTGCCAGTGGGGGTTTCTTCATGCTTCTGCTGACACCTTTCCTTGGTTCACACCACTACCCAGGGCTTTGACAACGAACCAGAGAGCCAGCTCTAATCCTCACTTGTGCCTTTCAGCTAGTGACAGCTAAAATGCCACTTGGAAGCTGCAGCTGTGTTCAGTCTTGAGCAGAGGAGGGTCTGCTATGTTATCCCATTTTATCAAACTGACATTCAACAGTTCTGTCCAGGGATGTGAACTCATCCTGACTCTGTGTGCAGCATGGCAGTCTTGTTGGCTGCGGGTGATTTCTCCATCAGGCCTTGTTCACACCTCACCTTCAGGGAGAATTTCCTTCAGGAGGGGATCCTGCCTAGGAATTCTCAAAATGCCACTCTCCCAGCAGCCATAGTGACTACATGAAAATGGACTGTTGAACCTGGCCCTTCATCTTTTAGAGGTTAATACAGCCAGTGCCATCTGTTCTCCTTGGTTATTATGGTTCTAGAGTCGTTTAGGCTATGCTGACAAATGCCCTATTAAAGCAACAGATATGGAGGAGCTTTCAGATCTAAGCTGGAGGAATGACAGCTTGCCTTATCACATGAGGCATTTTTCAGGAAGGAAAAGCACTCACATCTCCGGGGCTTTATAGTTTTAAGGTGACCTACAGCAGGGCACACCTTGACCACAGTTAATTATTCATTACAGAAAATatgcttttggggcacctgggtggctcaattggttatgTGTTCAACTCTTAATTAggttcaggtaatgatctcagagttgtgagagcCCTCAttgggctgggtgtggagcctgcttggaattctctctctcctgctccctctgcccctccccccacttaaaaaaaatctgcttcaaaaaaaaaaagaaaatacgcTGTTTGCCAATGTTCGTAGActatcatttagaaaaaaaataaattctaaatatatattgtttttatttttgcaaggagagataataaaagtaaatcaCTCTTTAGGGCAAAGAATATATGTAGTAAGAAGCAACTAATGCGACAGACCTGATAGGAATAGAATCCCAGAAGAGCTGGTAAGGTATTACACTCCCCCAAGAGTAAATCTGAAAGATGtcccaggaagggagagggaggcaagagCCATGAGCTGAAGCCAATTAGTGTTCAATAAACAAATGTGAGCATTTTGCTTTCTGCCTCATTTCAGGCCCACCTTCCTAACAGCTCAGATGATGAGttcttaaggaaataaaagttcaaaTTCCCATAGCAATTCAATTTACAAAGTGAATTTTATTCGATTTGTGGAAGAACagcttgtgttttgttttgtgtcagAGCCTCTTAATGGTAATTCCAGAAAAAATGTGCTGAGTCATGAATCCCTAAGGGTAAAAGATTTTGACAAGAATATGCGTGGGGGAGGGCATTAGCTGTGAGAGCTGTACAAGTTTGGCATAACAGAAGACTCATTCTTCCTCTACATGAGGCCCTTTGAGGCAAGCATTTACCCCATACCTGTACCCAGGAACACTTGACATCTGCCTTGGATACTGAGAGGCCAACACTAAGGAATAATgatagcaacaaaaataataatagctaatatttactgaacagGTGCCAGGAATGTATATGGGTTATGTTATTTAATTCTCCTAACAGCTCTGGGGCAAGtttgacagaagaggaaactaaggctttGAGAGGCTCAGTGATATGCTCACATCACCCTAGCCACAGGACCTGggctaggatttgaacctagaaATCAGAGCCTGAACAAGTAAGCATACTGCATCTCTGAATATTGTCCATTTATCTCTGTCAATATTGTCCAAATATCTCTGATCATTTTAACTGACTGTAGTTGAACTCCTGTCTCAAAGAGGCATTTTATTAACTGGCATCCTTCAGACAATGGACTGTGGAGCAAAAGTTCCCAAGATAGTTATTCATGAAGGAGAAATTTTATGGCACTGCTAATGTAAACTGTGTACTTTATGCGTTTAAAATAACACTCCTAActaagaggggggaaaaaagcgaggcattttttccttcaaaagcGAGCTCCCCTTTATTTCCTGGAACATCTTGAGTTTAGATAATCCTGGATTGATTGCTGGAAGTTGAGGCTTTCTGAGGTCAGGAGACTTTCTGGCCCCACAACACTAGGGAAGACGGTGCGGTCATGACCTCAAAGTGCTGCAACTCCTGGTTCTTGGGAATTGGTCCTCGTGGGGCTTTTAAAAGTTGGTGGCTGAAACTTCTCTCCTGATGACAGAGTCACCCTTGAGAAAATTAGTTCAGCAACTGGCTCCCAGGAGGCTAAatggagagagaatcagagaaaggcagaaggctgaagggaaagaggagagctAACAAAAGTTTCTTACTTCACATCTTTCCCCAGCTCAGCAGCAGGCACTTGGAAGGTCAAAATATACCTTTAGAGTCACAAAAGAAAGACTGTATTCTAATCAATATAATTTCAttaagtgtgtttttaaaatgctaattcttggggcatctggcGGGCTCAGTAGGAAGAGCAGCGGACTCTGGATCCCAGAGTCATGAGTTTAGCCCCTTTcataaacaaatgcataaacttaaaaaaaatgctaattcttAGGAAATGGGCACCTCTTGAATAAATTATTCACATAAACATGACTTATCTATTCAATAAAGGACTGGCTTTATTGCAACCTTCCCATCTAAGCCCCATTTCCTAGCCATGTTATAACGAAATCAAGGGATTACTAGaagcttttttcattttgcttttggaaTTTACTTATATATGTTGCCCATATCATGACAGCTTCTTGGAAGGCAGCGGTCAAAATAATATAGCAGATCGACTTGAATAAGCTGAGGTCCACTCACCAAATTCTGGGCCTGGAGTGAACATgtgataattaatttttttacattcaaGTGAAATGTCACTGCAATTTGCAGGGGGAGGACGgctaagaagagaaaaaagcaaccAAACCAAtgcaaaacaaaccaaagaaatattttattgtaatgaaAAATTCATTCCCTAGACAATGGAAAATGCACACACTGGATGACATTAGTAGACAAAGTGAAGATGCATTTGGACAATTATCAACATTGATGAATGTGGGGATGTCATGAAAGTTAAACTAATTTTTCAGGTTATAGGATGTCCTGAATATAATGTTGGCACAAAGGAACTttcaacacaaaaatatttactttaactttttaaaaatgtcacctcttttatttcttaacctTGACAGTCACTAAAGAATGAGGTACAGAAAACTTTCCAGAAGTCTGAGTACGGTGTAGAAGTCCAAGGCACTTTGGAGTCCCATTATTGCATTATTGAGTAGGGTTAACTCAGTTGTGAAATTGCCCCACACTCCGGGTTTACTGCATAGAAAAGCACTATCTACCTACCTCACTGAGGTGTGGTGGGCCTTCATGCTTATAAAGTGCTTCAGGCGCCTTCCAAGAAAGGCAACATAGAAGTATAAAATCttacatatttcaaaagaaatgaaaagacaattttgGCACAATAAGAAAAGTGCGTCCTATTTAAAGAACCACAGTTGGCTATTTATAAAACCCTCCTCACTTCAATAAACTGCTTTTTTGTTAGGATTTAAGAGAATGATTGTTTTCCCATTGCCAGTCTTATAACTACCATTCTCCACCTGGCTGTGCTGTTAAAATTCCTTCAAGAGTTCACTAAAAATACTGTTGCTTGGCCCACAGCCTAGACCTATAGAATTAAAATCTCTATGAGTAGTACTCAGgcaactatatttttttaaaggatccagaagatgccaacatatagcaaagttaaaaaaatatttctttagaaaaatgtccatttattaaacattgattttcttccaaaatctTGAGATTGAATAAAGTTGGATCAGGGTATCAGTTTCTTATTGCCATTCCTtattctctttctatgtctcatACAGACTtggagtacacacacacacacacacacacacacaattttagtTCTGCccttgaattaaaatttaatagtgGTAAAATCTGATAGTGGCAAATAAACGCTTTGTTGAAAAGTTATGCAAGGATTTGTGACTCATCCCCACTGTGCCCAAAGCAGATGGATGTTTCCCATTTGCCAGAACGGAATGGTTTGCACATTTCCAATTTGGAAACAGGTAAAATCAGCACTTTCTGAGAAACATCAGTTGAGTGGATGCTGACAGAAAAGTGAGCATGGTTATGGCAGCCAATCATGAAGCAAGGCTATGGTGAGTGCTCCTGCTTGGAGACTGCCTTCCTCTCAGCAAACACCTTAGGAACTGAAACAATTTAAACTCAGTGAGTCCAAACATGGGGTGCTGCCTCAaggtaaataaaaccaaatagtGAAAACTAGTGACTGTAATTTAAAAtagctttgaaaaagaaagatcgGCTTGCTCCACTGGAATTCTTAAtgccatttttgtaaatattttcacatactaGCAGGTCTACTATAGAGAAGAGACGGATTTAGGCCCATAGAGGCCTTCGTATGTATCTCATCATGCTGCCTGATTCAGGTTTAAAATAGAAGAGCCCCCCTCTGGGTGCCTTGCAGTGGAACTAAAGGATCCTACAGAGAAATTATATCTCTTTACACAGAGATAGCCTTTCGAGGTGGGCCAAAATTTTTACAACATCAAGAACTCAGAAGTAATAGTAAAACAGAATAGTCCCacttcttgaaaaaagaaaaaagggaaaaaatatatatacaggagATAGAAGCCATATATACAGTACATAGAGAATaggatttgttaaaaaaaaaaaatcattcagaatCAGCCACAGTGAAATTTTGCTATGAGAAAACAGTCTGTAGTGCCTTCCAATATTCCTCTAAACATTAGAGGAAACTTTGTACAGAAAGGTTGTTGGAGCTGGCTTAGGCAGCAGCTTGTTGCATGTGTCCCAGGAGGGCAAGGCGGCCAGCAACAGGATGAAGCCTCCCAGCAGGACGCAGAAGCCACTGAAATAAAACGCAGTGTCGTATGTCTGGGTCCAGTCATAAAACCAACCTgaaaagagagtaagaaaaaagtgaatttgaTATAAATAGGATGAAGAGGAAGCCCATTCAGTAATTTCCTCAATCTTAGAGACAGTAAGGATTAGGATATATATTACCCCATGCACTCTACAGCCGACTACTGGGAGTTAGCAGAGGAGAACCTCCCAAATAATTTGGACAAGGATAAACAGGCATTTTgagtttctctcaaataaaaaaatgaacacaagtCCTGGAGCAACTATACTGGCCTTCTCAACTATATCAAAGTGATTGTGAATAAATCATTACCATGAGACATCTTTGCAGATTTATTTCGTGCTAATATGTGCCACTATTCAATCTGGATTTCTATATCCAGAGATGTTACAAAGAACAGTAAAATAGGTTGGCTTTAAGAAATATCTTACCAACAATTGGTGGTCCAAGGCTATTTCCAAGTCCAGCAAAGAACATTAATATCCCATAAGCATGGGCTAATTTTTCAATTCCCACAGTTTTTGTGGTCACATATGGGAAGATGGACCAATTACCAGTCAGAAACCCTAGAATCCCAGAAAGTATTGCCAATGTGACATAACTTTTGGCAAATGGAATTGCACACAAGGCCAGGCCCATGATTATTAAGGTAGCTACATAAAGATATAAGGTATTAATCCACTTGAAGTCAGCCAGTATTCCTAAAAGGAGTTTACCAACTGCTGTCATAATGCCAATAATGGAAATAAGAGGCATAATAAGCTCTTCTTCTTTCACATTTGAACTTCTTGCCACATCTTCCATAAGTAACGAAGGTGGGAATCCTCCGATGTCAAAAAGAAAGATTGCAATGAAGAGCGctgaaaatactttgtttttaaaaagagccacAGTTTCTCCACAGTAGTTTTTATATAATTGCCACTTCCTCTTGGCAAGCTGTTTGCAAAAATATGTCTGTTCTGCAACTTTCTTTTTGTACGTCTCAGCCTCTTTTGCGTGTGCCATTGTTGGGTTTTTATGAAGCAGACTCTCCTGTTTCCGGCCACCACTGGCTAAGATGCTCTTGCATGTTTCCTCGGCACTGTAGCTCTTTCCAAGAATGTTTGTGTTTTCCTCCaggtccttttctttttcactgtaaATGGAGTATTGATCTGGTATACTTTCCAGAGCTGTTTTTTCAGGCAAAGGGCAATTAGAAGATTCGAGGGGTCTCATCAGGCTGCCACAGGCTAATATATTTAAAGCTAAGGCACCCACAATCAGCAGGCATCCATCCAGCCCATAGAACTCAATCAGCAACCTCTGCAGAGCAGCATATATAAAAAGTCCAACACTTGAACCTAAAAAGGAAATGGGAGCTGTTTAATCTTAATCTCTTATAATTTGGGACTCTAATAATAACCATTATTAATATAGGCCACAGAAAACTGTGAAGATTTTTAAACCAAGGAGCATGGTTATATTACAATAAACCTTTGTCTATGgacattgaaattttaatttcacataattttcatatgctttgaaatatccttattttcattttttaaattaactatataaaaatgtaaaaatcattcttagctaAGGAGCTCTCCAAAAACAAGCAGTAGACCAGATCTGGCCTGCAGGCATTAGTTACCAACCCTTCGTCACCAGGGAACAAGATCACTTCCCCCAAAACCTTTGTTTCATGCCCATGTTCCTTTTTTCAGTGAGGTCacaatatttcacatatttttatttttggtttcttttcaatttttaaaaaattctcctttgagttttgttttgcttgtcaTCTTTCACCGATGGTGGATGCTATAGGTCAAAAGTCTGTGCCcccccccattcatatgttgaaatcttaacccccaatttgatggtattaggaagtgaggcctttgggaggtgattaggtcatgagtcCATGAAGCACTCATGAGTGGGAGTAGCACCCATATCCAAGAGACCCTGAGAGgttccctccccttccaccatgtgagaaAACAGCAAGAATATGGTAATATACAACCTGGAAGAGGTCTATCACAGAATCCAACACACTAGCATCTCAATGTGggatttccagcttccagaactgagaaataaatttctgttgtagattagccacctagtctatggtaCTCTGTTACCACAGaccaaaaaaatgaagcagatcCATGGTTCTCCTTAATTTTGTCTCCCTTAGCTCCCTGTGAATTGAAACTAAAAActcattaattcttccaaatctTAACTGTGCAGTCGATCCATTTTTACTTAAGTGTGCCATGGCCGAGGTCCTTATGCCCTCCTTTCTAGACTCAGTGGAAGCATACAGCATACAATTTCTGGCATCTTCAGCACACATAAGTTTGGACATTAGGGGAGACTTAGGTCATAATTATAATACTCTCTGCTTTTAGAGCCCTTGGTATGTGCCTTACACATATGCTGCTTTAATATTCCCAATAACCTGATGTGATGAGTACTATTATCATCCCTGTTTTATGGTTCAGACAACTGAGGCTTAACTCAACAGTTCACTTAACAGAACAGTTAGATAACTTGTCTGTCAccagagagcaagtgagtgatACAGGCAGGATTCAAAACCGGTTAGTGGTCTGGCTCAGGGTCTGTGCTTGTGGCTACACTACAATGCCTGTACAAAAATACAGTgcagggatgcctcggtggctcagcggttgagcatctgcctttggctcagggcatgatcccagggtccaggatcaagtcccacatcaggctccctgcgaggagcctgcttctctctctgtgtctctgcctctctgtgtgtctctcatgaataaatgaataaaatctttaaaaaacaaaatacatgggCGGCCCAGTGGCACAGCgacttagcgccgcctgcagcctgaggtgtgatccgggagacctgggatcaagtcccatgtcgagctccctgcatggagcctgcttctccctctgcctgtgtctctgcctctctttctctctgtgtctctcatgaataaataaataaaatcttcaaaaaaaaaaaaaaagaccaaatacaGTGCAGGTAAGACCTATTGTCCTTCAAGCTCATGCCTACCCTTCCGCTCCCTCCCACATATGCAGGAGATCCTGGAAGGTTCTTTGAATTGTATCCCAACTGCTTTGGATTCTCTGTCTTCTGCTTTTGCTATTTCTTCTCCCAGTTCTGCTTCAAACTCACCGTGTCCTCAGACTCTGGCCCTGTCTCCTCTCAGACCATGATTCACATTTTGCACCTGGCAATGCTTCCTTCAACCACCTTTGGTAAATATCCTGCTCCATTTAATTCAATCTGGAATCACTTTGTTGCCACTGGGTTGGTCTCAGGAATAAAACATTAGTGTGGATTCTGTTGCCAGAAAGATCATTGAACTTATTCAGTTATCTGGAAGTCTGACCTCCCAGGAATACGTGCTTATTAACAAGTGAGTTGCATATATAAACGTACAACTTTTATTAAACTTGGCAACTCTGTCTCCTAAGCAAACTCATAAGATATTGGCTGCAGAAAATTTTGATATTTCCCTAAactgtttaggaaaaaaatccatctgaAAAGTGCAACCCTACTTTAAaacagtggaggaaaaaaaatataaaataaaaataaaacagtggagGAAGTCCAGAaggcttttatatttatatttcccacCAGTGATCATCTCTTGATTATTAAGGGAAGAACAAGAGTAAACAGCCTGACATTTGGATATGCACACGGCCAGTGAGATGCATTCATAAATCAGTACTTTAGAAAAATTGTACCCTGTGCAGTAAATGGAGACAACGAGAAGTCAGCATCAGGCTTCTTGACTGTGCCCGCAGCTCCATTTTCCTGGCATTTCTCCTACATCTTTCAAAGAGAAGGTGACTTACATAGTCCACTCTGCTTCTTTGAGTCAAGCTCTCACCAGCTTGTGACTCTCAATTGACTAGGCCTATAAGCTTTTCGTTCCTTTATTATATTGGTCATTAAATGCCCCagattttttgtatatgtatccTAAGATTTTCTGGAAGCTATACCCTTATTTacagtggaaaataaaatttccttctcAGCCTAGAGTAAAAAAATTGTGCTACCTAAGTGGCAGCCGGGAAGTGGTTGTTTTAGACATATCTCTGTTTGATAACTTTTTGATTTTAATTAGAAGGCTGGATAGTAACAATGCtaacttattttgaaaagtaCCTGTTGAAATCAGGCCAAGGGCAAGGCCTCGGTGGCTGTCAAAATACTGGCACGTAATGGTCACTGTTGCCGTGTACAGTAAACCACATCCGAGTCCTAAACATAAGAAGACATTACGTAAATTAAGACAGACAATATTACGTCGatgcaaagaagaaagaagaaggaagaagaagaagaagaagaagaagaagaagaagaagaagaagaagaagaagaagaagaaggaggaggaggaggaggaggaggaggaggaggatgaggagaagaagaagaagaagaagaagaagaagaagaagaagaagaagaagaagaagaagaggaagaagaagaagaagaagaaggagaagaagaagaagaagaagaagaaaaagaaggaggaggaggaggaggaggaggaggaggaggaggaggagagaaaaaagaataattaggtATCTCCAATAGGTCATTCTGTTACTGACTGGCTAAAACTCTTTAGAGTACGAATTCCCAGATCCTTTAATGTCAGTTGTGCAGCAACAATGAACATGTTTGGGTAGACTCAGTTCTCACTCCACACCCTTCCTAAGATTGGGCTCAAGtcaaaaaaaaagtccaatttcTGAAGCATGAATGaatactataaaatttaaatcaagACATTAAGGGCAGATAGAGAAAATGGTAAAGTCACCAAATAGTAAAATTTAATCATATGTGCCCATTCTATCTCTGTTCCACGtccttgccttcagctcagtgtcCTTCCTCCTCAAACTGCTCTAAACAATCTGAGAAAGTTCCCTTCACCCTTCCAAGCTATTTTGTGAGAGCTTATAGTTTGTACACCCCAGTCTACAAAACAAAGGCGCCCCCTCAGGTCCTCTGGGCTTCACAGATCATCCcatcacagaaaaatatatattcataaggtttttttttttctttcacagataaAAAACTACCCCATTTAGCAGCAAAAGGTCTTtaacttagtttaaaaatatctttacagggcagcccaggtggctcagcagtttagtgctgccttcagcccagggcgtgatcctggagacccaggatcgagtcccacatcgggctccctgcatggagcctgcttctccctctgcctgtgtctctgcctctctgtctctctctctctgtgtgtctctcatgaataaataaataaaatcttaaaaaaaatctttacaaaaaaaaacaaaaaacaaaaaaagcaaatacaataaaatattagcaaacatttAAGTGAAGTGTACAGTTGTTTGCTCTATGCCTCTCTACTTTTCTGTagatttgaaattcttttataattaaaaaaaataccttactaaatttttctttcttgagaccCAAGGGCAATATTCATCTCCAGAGTTCTCTAAATCATTTGTTTATTAGCttaatcttttcttctctatataGCACCTGATAAACAcagtttgtttttcataaaattttcctCTGGTTCTTAACTCATGACTTTTTGCCTTTCTTCTGCAACAGCATCTGCTCTTGAGGATTATTCTATAAACAACACATAAGCCATAGTTTAAAAACCAGATTTAACCATGGcccattaaatgaaataagatcattttcattacttttaattaGTACCTAAACTGTGATTAGAAAGAAtacatggg
This window encodes:
- the SLC16A9 gene encoding monocarboxylate transporter 9 isoform X1 produces the protein MEFKKSPDGGWGWVIVLVSFFTQFLCYGSPLAVGVLYIEWLDTFGEGKGKTAWVGSLASGVGLLASPVCSLCVSSFGARPVTIFSGFMVAGGLMLSSFAPNLYFLFFSYGIVVGLGCGLLYTATVTITCQYFDSHRGLALGLISTGSSVGLFIYAALQRLLIEFYGLDGCLLIVGALALNILACGSLMRPLESSNCPLPEKTALESIPDQYSIYSEKEKDLEENTNILGKSYSAEETCKSILASGGRKQESLLHKNPTMAHAKEAETYKKKVAEQTYFCKQLAKRKWQLYKNYCGETVALFKNKVFSALFIAIFLFDIGGFPPSLLMEDVARSSNVKEEELIMPLISIIGIMTAVGKLLLGILADFKWINTLYLYVATLIIMGLALCAIPFAKSYVTLAILSGILGFLTGNWSIFPYVTTKTVGIEKLAHAYGILMFFAGLGNSLGPPIVGWFYDWTQTYDTAFYFSGFCVLLGGFILLLAALPSWDTCNKLLPKPAPTTFLYKVSSNV
- the SLC16A9 gene encoding monocarboxylate transporter 9 isoform X2 — protein: MEFKKSPDGGWGWVIVLVSFFTQFLCYGSPLAVGVLYIEWLDTFGEGKGKTAWVGSLASGVGLLASPVCSLCVSSFGARPVTIFSGFMVAGGLMLSSFAPNLYFLFFSYGIVVGSSVGLFIYAALQRLLIEFYGLDGCLLIVGALALNILACGSLMRPLESSNCPLPEKTALESIPDQYSIYSEKEKDLEENTNILGKSYSAEETCKSILASGGRKQESLLHKNPTMAHAKEAETYKKKVAEQTYFCKQLAKRKWQLYKNYCGETVALFKNKVFSALFIAIFLFDIGGFPPSLLMEDVARSSNVKEEELIMPLISIIGIMTAVGKLLLGILADFKWINTLYLYVATLIIMGLALCAIPFAKSYVTLAILSGILGFLTGNWSIFPYVTTKTVGIEKLAHAYGILMFFAGLGNSLGPPIVGWFYDWTQTYDTAFYFSGFCVLLGGFILLLAALPSWDTCNKLLPKPAPTTFLYKVSSNV